tgtttgttttctttgtattttttttacaaacccggtAGGATAACCACTAGAGGTaagttagaatgtagatctagatttagaatTAGGATTAAACATAGTTTAGCAACTAGATCATGTTTCTatgcatattttagcaattagatgtagtatttagatatatgttaggtattagatgtaggatttagacatagtgtagtcataagctaggtagtagatgtaggatttggaggtgtttgatgtagtAATCCAGGAATATTTTGTTCCAGTATAGGATACATGTTGGGCCATGtttgtaataaatttttaattgtagatgtagttttacataattatttttgttctgttgcaataatgttagggtttttatcGATGGTTGCCAAGTATGTCGGATCTATGGCAATTTAGGATTTTTATGAGgatagtgaaatattatatgttCTGAAAGGGGTAGTACTATCTGTATTTTAGTCAATAAACAAGGGTATCTTCagacctatgcacaaaagtgtcAGACACTTGTACGCATGGTTGAtgcagggtttcaaaatagacctcgAGGTTCAAGAgctgaccattagcattgtggaAAATCGAGTGAGAAATGGTTTGTACTGAGAGGTGTACCCActcaaggaagaagaaatgtggaagaggtacctgcaggatgttgtgcaaagaggttggcctcctatgttgcttgtgcaatggaagaataaggaggcagttaGGGAGATGTAGGGTGAGGGTAcgcagaggaggagggtgatgaggatgtTAATccggatggtgcacattcatcaGATTATCCGACTAAACCGACCAGTGAGGCAGACGATAGGAAACGAATCCCTTATCTAATAGAATAGATGGAGCGGGATAATCTTATGGCTAATGAATCTACTGAGTATGACATCTGACATGATAAGAGCAATGCTCCTGTTCCCACAAACTGGAACAATCCCAACTTTAACAACCTTGTGGAATAATCCCAATTTTAACAACCTTGTGGTCAATGAGCGAAATCAAGTGTCCTGGGAGTATATGCAGAATGAAGTCACTgagggtgctaggtatcctaccagtcaggccatgaaggataTTGTGACTCAATGGTCGACATCGCTTCGACATCAGTTTTATGTTGTcgagtcaagcaagaaggaatatgatatcAAGTGCATGAAGGAGGGTTGCCCGTGCCGGGTGCAcggcttcaaggggaagtgggttaAGTATTGGAAGTGTTGATTGTGATTGACCACACTTGCACGATGGAAGAACTTGAGTCTAGCCATAGGAAtatcacctcagcctttgtcaCCAATGTGATATACGCCTAGATTGTGAATAACCTGAATTACAAACCAGGGTCTATAATCAATTAAATTGAGAAGGAGTACAAGTATACTAGTAGCTACAACAAGGCTCGAAGGTGGCCACACAGTTCACCTATGACCAGGCCCTGCTTAAGGCCCTTATCGACaggtggcgtcctgagacacaCACATTTCACCTCACGTGCGACGAGATGGCACCCACGCTCGAGGACATCTCACTCCTGATGAGCCTGCCTTGCGCAAGTGCCGTTGTTAGGGCTAAAAATGTGGGCGTGGCATAGCGCGCTGAGCTGCTCGGACACTTCTCCGTCGTTCAATGGAGGGACGACCTAGCCCCATTTAGGACTTTTCCAAGGACCGAGAAGCACGGACCAACGATGGCCTTTCTCATTCAATTTGTGGTACGTATGTCTTGTACTGTTTTGTCATCTCCTATACGTTACTAACGGATGAAGATATTTGTAATTGTTCCTTCTTTTGACAGGCGGAGAACATCCACCCACTAGCAGGCGATGAAGATGTGTCCCACCACTTGGAGGCATACCTCATGTGGTTGTTcgggtgggtcatgttcaccaAGACCCATGGATACATGGTCTTAAGGAGCATATCCAGATATTGGTCGCACGTGCCTCGACCTCAACCTGTGCAGAATGTCCCTTTGCAAATAAAAGTTCATGGTCATCTTATAGGTGATGATCTTACCGAGTacttgacttgaagtcatcttcttgatttcattgttgttgtagatgatggagactatcaatttttactttggaagaagagcttaaagtattcttctcgccacttgatcatcgtcaattggcgtcaaacctagcccattgatctcattgacaagaatattcaaacgtgagtacatatcattagcactttcatggggtagttgcttgatgtcaTTAAGCTTAGttacaagcacatgatatttctcattacgcgtatcctttgtgccttcatgtatttcaataagactattccaaatatcatgtgcattgataagagaataaatataattaaatacatcaatatttaaagataataaaaagatactctttgCCTTTGTCCACACCTCCTAATTATAACTTTAGTACATCACTTCTAACTCCGGGTTTGTTATCTTACGCCTTGTCGTTTCAAGGAATAGATCGACCTTATCAGGCCTCTATATTGTGGGGGCTGCATTAGAGAGGCTGAAACAAAACATGAGTACGAGATTATGATGGAGGAAGCACGGCTGAGGCAGGAAGCACAGCACGAGCAGCAACAAGAACATCAACGCCGAGAACAAGAACATAAGCAACAGGCCGAGGAACTTTAGAGGCATGAGGAGAAAAATTGTTTCTGTTAGGACATTATAAGGAGGCAAGAGGTCGTACTTCAAAGGCGTGAGGAACACCTACAAAGGTGTGAAACACTCCTACGCTGGCAAGAAGAGGCTGAGCGTGAAGCGGCATGTTAACAGAGGGAAAGACATCCCTGGTCAACCCAGTAGAAGACTTTTTTCTATCCGTATCAATGTAATATTATCTTCAACTTTGTGTTACCTGCACACATCCAACCatgataataaaattgatggcttCTACTATAACTGGTCACATTACTAAACATGTACTCCATTTTCAGACCTAGCTTTTTCAGCATTAGCATTCTCATCACTTCCTTTTTCATGCCTAGACTTTTTAGAAGTGGTTTTTTCATCACTAACCTTTTAAGACGTAGCCTTCTTAGACGTAAGCTTTTCAAAATTAGGCTTTTCAGAActagccttttcagatgtaggcttttcagaaCTAGCCTTTTCAAATGTAGGTATTTCAAAAGTAGTCTTTTCAGAagtggcgttttcagaagtagcctttttagataTATGCTTtccagaagtagccttttcagatgtagactttttagaagtagcatTTTTAGTTGATATGACCACACCTTACTGCAGAATCATATGTTTTCCAGGGCCGATTTTtgtggacttagtccatgaGGTAGGACAAATCCATTGTATAAATAGATGACATCCTGCCCACATGTAGAACCACACCAGTAGCCTCAACCTCCAAAACTCGGACGAAAATGGCGTCCGATCCATTCCCGAAGAAATACATACCGGATACTACGCTTGATGGGGTTAAAGTGCccatgtgctggtgtggagaccCTTGTAGGGTAATAAAGTCCTCCGAGTTCTCCTACACATACGGAAGGAGGTTTTTCATGTGCCGTAACTATAGTACGATCCACCCTAGTGAAGCACCAATGCTGGCTCTTGTCGCCAGGTAATAACTTTTGGCAAAACTACTCTAGAAACAACTAAGTTTACCACTTAATATTTCGTTCCTCATTGCAGTTGCCACCACCATTATATGACTTCTTACGGTGGCTAGATATTGAGCAGTCCAAAGTGGATATGTTCCTCCTTCACACTAAGCATTGTGCTGCTTGGAGACGCTTCCATAAGATGGAAGTtgacgagaggagggaggctacgCGCAAGCGCATTTAGAAGGAGTAgcagaagatgagggaggaaCGTAACCGCATCATGGCAGAGGCACGTGAGGGAGAGGAAGTATGAGAGAACACGTTTGGCGTGTGAGGCGGGACCGGAAGTGGCAAGGAAGGGAAAGTACCTATGTTGCCCTCAGTAGATCAAATGTTGTAATCCTgttgtttacattccctaaggtaTGTTGGTTTTAGACGCGGTACTGATTTTTATAATGATCGTGTACCATGCATACCAATGCCCATGTATGTCATAGTTCCCATTAAAATCGCCATGTTCAACTTTTCGTTTCCATCAGATCGGGGTATCTAAAATATCACACACACATCTAATGGCATTGGACGATTCGACAAAAAAGAATTGCAGCACACAGACCCCTATTATGCtgcaaattaaattaattcggCCAAAGTAAAGTGTTGCCTATTCATTTGGGGACACCTTGCTATTGCCTTATCAACGGGTGAGATAAAGGTGTTGCCTATTCATTGAGCGACAGCAAGATCTTACCTGGTGAACGGGCGATACGTGCCACATcaacagattttttttattctttggcaACTAGGACCCACAAGGTGTCGTCCGTTTATTAGGCAAGACTTTGATCTCGCTCAATGAATGGGCGACGGTGACCTattgttgcaattttttaaatgaccgtgtaattttacaaatatatatacatacatggtAGTATTATTATACACATATAAGTATAGAATACTGTTCTACATCATAGACCTAACCCAACCAACTAGATGGATGGCTCCGACCGTGCTCTCGTCTTCACTTCTACCCGTGCGCTCCAACCCGATCAAATCTGCCGCCCCAAACTCCAGCACCACCCCCTGATGACTGCCTACCAGACTGCACCTCCAGCCCGTGGGTGCCCTCCCGTGCCAGCGCGCCCCAATCCGCGCCTCCTGCCAGCACAACAACGCCCCTGGCTGCCTCCCTTGAGAAGACTGCACCCCTATCCATGCCCGACAACCTGAATCTTCACCGTGTGGCTCAAAGACGGGAGAAATCGAGATCAGGAATGAGATGCCTAGGGTTGAGGGGAACTCGTTTTGGAGGTTCGGTGGACGGGATTTTGCAAGAGATCCTGCTAGCGTTGGTGGGGCACAGTGGTGTCGGGAGGAGCTCTCAGAGAGGTTGCTCACATGCACTGTGGTGGAGGCTTGGGGTCGCTTTGAGAATTAGCCAATTAAGACTACACCTTCAATTAGGCTTGCTTCAATTCTTCTTCAACTTTTTGCCATGAATTAGAATTATTAAATCTAGGACTTGGTTTTACTAGGACTTGGATGCTAAAAAGATAGTACAATTTTCAGGCGTCCAAGTTATAGAAAAATTCTTCGGTAATATATTTCTTCAGTAATCTGAAATGTCGGTAGTCAGTTTCAAGGACTAATAAAGCATGAAGAGAGAGTACTACCAAAATATCGAATCAGGTTTCCATCATTCAGTAGCTCCAAGTCATAACAAAAACTCACACTAAACTTAATTCATAGGCTTCCAAAACATGGTAAAAGTACTTCATTACTGGCATGATCTTATATCCAACTACTGACAAGATGATGACATACTGAAGTAAAGGAAACTACTGAAGTTAGTGGAGTTTGCTATGACTTTGAACTATCGAAGAAAAGGTAAAACTACTGGAGAAAAAAGAGGACTATTTAAAGGACAATTGAAGATTACTAAAGAACTACTGAATCTAAGTCATAGCAAAATCTTGGAACTACTGAAGAAAAAATGAAGACTATTGAAAAACTATCGATCCACATAGAAAATTCTTATACTTAGTATAATTTTCAGATGACTTGGATGCTAGAATTACATAATCAATAAAGGGTGTACTGCTGAACCAGAGAAAGGATGAACTACTGAACAAGAAAGTTGCTTGCTTTATAATCATAGGAAAAATCTTTCAGCAGGCGCTTTTGGATCTACtgaagaatataaaaaatactaaagaaaaaggaatattaCTGAAGAAAGGTATTAAAGGAAAAAAGGACTACTTATCCAAATTATAGCAAGCAagtgatgaaaagaaaaaaatactgaAGAAAAAGTGAAATTACTGAAGAAGGGTATTGAACAAAAAAGTGCTACTGAATAGCTACTGATCCAAGCAATAGCAAATTCTTATATTGGTACAATTTTCAAGCGTCcaagttataaaaaaaaaatctttggtacTTTAATATATTTCTTCAGTAATTTGAAATTGTCAGTAGTCGGTTTTGAGGACTAATGAAGTATGAAGAGAGAGCACTACCGAAAAATTGAATCAGGTTTCCGTCATTCAATAGTTCCAAGTCATAGCAGAATCTCACACTTAGCTTAATTCATATGCTTCCAAAACACTGTAAAGGTACTTCGTTACTAGCAAATGATCTTATATCCAACTACTGACAAGGAGATGACATATTGAATGACGTGCCATGAATGCATATTACTAAATGTCAGATGGCATAGAACACTCACAATACATAGTTTGATGACGCAACAATTACTAAGACAACGAATATTCATTGAGCTCGCACGAGGTGTATCAAGCTACAATCGCCAGCGAAGAATCATGTGATGAACCTCACTATGCTAGCTGAGGCaacaatcacaaaaaaaaaaaatacacatgaccTGCCACCAAGCAACATTTGGTTCAAGACAAGAACTACAATCTACTAACAAACTATTGACAAACACAACAAATACTGAGGAATCTTGAATGTCAATCCCAAGCTAGTATTTTGACGCCATCAAATTGCGTCATCACCTCCATAGTCACTGATTCGCGCTGCTGCCACTCCATGAAGCTCAATCTATTGAAGAATCTCACAAGAAAATGGGAGCAATATGCCAGGTCATGTGTCACTGCCACTGGGGAGGGGATCGGGGTCGCCTCAATGAAAATGAAGGCTATTGGAGCACCAACAGTGTATGGTGAACCAATTTTTCCCATCAATCGTAGCATCCATGCTTTGTGCTGGTCCACCTTGAACGAGCTTCGCCGGTACATAGCAAGTCAATCTGTAAGTACGATTTAGGCATTTCACAACTCAATTTGATGCCCAGGTGGTCGCTGCATTCTAATTGTCCGTGAGGCGGAGCTCCTGGAGGTCGCATTCTCTGATTCCTATGCAGTCCGGAGTTCGAGGAGGTCTGCCCCCTTCGATTCTATGTGCGCTCGCCATGGCACCACCGCCAGGGTAAGAGAACACGCCACTGTGTATGAAGATCCATCACTTGGAGAGGGGGATCCGCTCCTGGAGGTCGTGACCTAGAAATCACAGCAGCACCGTCAACAACAATGGAGGAATAGGAGCGGGGGAGAAGGTGGAGTTGTGACCTTGCACTTTAGATTGGCTTGCGTTTCATCATGCTCAGATGGTGCATTGCCCTGGAAAGAGGAACGCCGTTTGGATCCAGTCCTGGACCTCCGTCGGGCTCTAATTTTGCGCCCCCACTAGAGAGGAGATCGACCGTCGGGAGAGCAAATTGATCGCATGGGAAGGGAGCGGAGTAGTTGCGGTGGGAAACAGGTACGACACTAGTGGAACGATCGAGTGGGCAGGCGGTGTCTGGTTACTTCGGTGGGGTTAGGCAACATAGTTGGACGTGCGGGATGAGTTGGGTCGAGTTGGGTTGACTGGTGTAGAATAATATTCTACATCTAGGTGTACaataacatgtatatatattttatagatTTCGATGTCTGATGATGAAAGCTGATGCGATTCAGGTCAATGATTACAGGTCCATAAGCTTGATTCATACTCCAGTTTTGCCAAATTGGCGACGAAAATCTTGGCGCCCCGGTTGCCGTCTTTGGTGCTGTTACTGAGGCCGGCTCGCCAAGACTTCGACTTTTTTATTCAGAGCATCCTGAAGCTGTTCGGTGACGCAACGCCTTCGGGCTGAAGAGCTCGGTTTCACCAATCCAATGCCAAGACAACATTGCTCTGCTGTCTGCTCCAGGCTCTAGTTGAGTATCTCCCATGTTTGGGATCTGGCTGAGGACGTGTCCCTGCAGCCTGAGGTGAATGACGTCCATTTCTGGGCGCACTCGGCTTCAGGGGCGCCATTACCTTGGAACCATGGAAGCATATTTGCAAGTCATGGGCTTCGCGTCGTTGCAACTTTTTCCTTCGGCTAGCTGTGCAGAACCGTTGTTGGAAGAGCAGAATAGGGGAAGCGAAGCAACTCACCGCCGGCAATGCCGCGTAGCTTGGGCATTCAACGGTAGAGCGACCTGCCTACCCTCGAAACCTCGCCGGACGCCCGGTCCCGAGCGGCATCCCAAACCCGCCGCAGTACCTCGCCCCTTGCGCTTGGGCCCTTGGGTTGTCGAGCCGAAACTTCTCCTCAGCCGCCCACATAAATCCCACACACATCAACATTCCCTGATGGCGGATGGCAAAGGAGAAGGGAGGGGTgtttaataaaattattgttTATTTTTAGGGTGACAATTGCGCGGAAGTTCACTCCGCTACCACAACACGATGGCTTACTGCTCtataagaaacatgatgaagatATTTCCATGTTCTCTGGACATAATTCTCTAGTTATCCATTCAGCCAATCAAAAGAAAACCAGATCTAACAGTCTCCAAAACGAAAGATTCAGAACATTGACAAAACAGAGTGGTTCATGGCTTGCATCATACAAAAATATCACCAAAGCCACATCATTTGCAAAGACTAGGGAGCTGAGCGAAACGaacaaaaacaagaaaataagtGGTGAAATGAAATGCAGAAGGAACAAACAAAACGTATATACAAAGAGATTAAGACGCATGCTTCGCAGGATGGCTTAGCGGTCAACGCATGTCTAGCAACTGCAAGGTGCACAAAAGAAACCAAGGTGGCTTCGGTTAAAACTAACAAAACTCTTGCACTCAACCATCTGAAAtgtcgacaacttcacctctAATTGGAGAATCCAAGTCCAATGGACAAGACACGGCTTCATGGCCAGCTTGATTTCCAGAAACTCCACGAGTACCCACAGCATGATTTGGCAACAACCTTTCTTCAGGTTGAGAACCTGACACAATTACTAATTCGCTATTGTCCCCTGGGTCTAGTGAGCAAGAACTAACACAACCATCTTTTGTTCCATTTACCGTATGAGAAGTTGAGCTGGCACACTCAACACCATTGCTGGATTCCCTGACCAGAGATATTTCATGCCACTTTTGCCGTTTTCTTCTTTCTGTTCTTTTATTGATCAAAGGTACCTCATCTTCATCTGACTCACTAACACAGTAGTAATTCAACCATTCAATTATTACCGAGTAGGATCCATCCCAATTTCTTAGTTTCCTTTTCTGACGTCTGCTGCGCTCTTGGTACTGTACTGCAGCTGTTCTTGGACGTTTTGGTGCTTCCTGAACAGTTTCTGCAGTCTGAAGGTCAAAACTGACATCTTTCGACAATTTGAGCTTCTTTGACCTGTCTCTCGAAGAGGAATCCAGTCCTGAACAGCCAACTGGACTATCAATACGATCAAGGAACTCAGAAGAGGCACCTTCCCGTTCATTTTTATTGCTTAATCCGTTCTTATTGGATGTAGGTGTGGGGTGCCAACTTTTGCAGGCAGGTTCTTCAGCCTTG
This genomic window from Phragmites australis chromosome 7, lpPhrAust1.1, whole genome shotgun sequence contains:
- the LOC133924037 gene encoding uncharacterized protein LOC133924037 isoform X1, which codes for MMGPDPDRSGGAPDIYNLFCHYNTLYFCGSLDACAVSWAEDPLPNRDVCTCDYYPEGGGCMILLAKSLYECHNDSDLKNVLLHEMIHAYICIKDNNNNHSDHGAKFQKLMNTINLSSVADPHRPVGGYCITVLHEIRKKYYHYKCERCGDLVKSVKIRGPSHDDCIERIGANDHVPACIMPAGPTPSCQNSKCHWHRHKKWCSGSYCSVQESSLGSLKLKPSKAEEALDGGKAEEPACKSWHPTPTSNKNGLSNKNEREGASSEFLDRIDSPVGCSGLDSSSRDRSKKLKLSKDVSFDLQTAETVQEAPKRPRTAAVQYQERSRRQKRKLRNWDGSYSVIIEWLNYYCVSESDEDEVPLINKRTERRKRQKWHEISLVRESSNGVECASSTSHTVNGTKDGCVSSCSLDPGDNSELVIVSGSQPEERLLPNHAVGTRGVSGNQAGHEAVSCPLDLDSPIRGEVVDISDG
- the LOC133924037 gene encoding uncharacterized protein LOC133924037 isoform X2; its protein translation is MEMHTLWCINYSDCDVCTCDYYPEGGGCMILLAKSLYECHNDSDLKNVLLHEMIHAYICIKDNNNNHSDHGAKFQKLMNTINLSSVADPHRPVGGYCITVLHEIRKKYYHYKCERCGDLVKSVKIRGPSHDDCIERIGANDHVPACIMPAGPTPSCQNSKCHWHRHKKWCSGSYCSVQESSLGSLKLKPSKAEEALDGGKAEEPACKSWHPTPTSNKNGLSNKNEREGASSEFLDRIDSPVGCSGLDSSSRDRSKKLKLSKDVSFDLQTAETVQEAPKRPRTAAVQYQERSRRQKRKLRNWDGSYSVIIEWLNYYCVSESDEDEVPLINKRTERRKRQKWHEISLVRESSNGVECASSTSHTVNGTKDGCVSSCSLDPGDNSELVIVSGSQPEERLLPNHAVGTRGVSGNQAGHEAVSCPLDLDSPIRGEVVDISDG
- the LOC133924037 gene encoding uncharacterized protein LOC133924037 isoform X3; its protein translation is MILLAKSLYECHNDSDLKNVLLHEMIHAYICIKDNNNNHSDHGAKFQKLMNTINLSSVADPHRPVGGYCITVLHEIRKKYYHYKCERCGDLVKSVKIRGPSHDDCIERIGANDHVPACIMPAGPTPSCQNSKCHWHRHKKWCSGSYCSVQESSLGSLKLKPSKAEEALDGGKAEEPACKSWHPTPTSNKNGLSNKNEREGASSEFLDRIDSPVGCSGLDSSSRDRSKKLKLSKDVSFDLQTAETVQEAPKRPRTAAVQYQERSRRQKRKLRNWDGSYSVIIEWLNYYCVSESDEDEVPLINKRTERRKRQKWHEISLVRESSNGVECASSTSHTVNGTKDGCVSSCSLDPGDNSELVIVSGSQPEERLLPNHAVGTRGVSGNQAGHEAVSCPLDLDSPIRGEVVDISDG